In the genome of Populus trichocarpa isolate Nisqually-1 chromosome 10, P.trichocarpa_v4.1, whole genome shotgun sequence, the window CCCAACTAATATCGGTGATATTAAGATTTTCATCTGTGCCTGTGAAGGGTCAACTTTTCGGGCCTTTATGGGGCGGCGTTTGTTCATATCCTCCATTTAAAGCAGTCGTTGTTTATTTGGCAGGAGATTCTGTTTCTTCccttataaatttaaacataattaGTGTCTTTTTCTTTCTGTACAGATAACCTAGTAATTGTGTTTTcgtctgtatttttttttttttactaattaaacTCTCTCGAGTGCTTTTTCACAGAGGTTTTACATCCCCATATGGTATCATAAAAGCactttacaaaaacaattttgatagTTTAAAATTTGATGAGAGAACTGGATATTCTATCTTCATATTATCATATATATCCCATGTATCATGTATGTACGTAAATTTGGCACtccactttgtttttttgttgatatcaatagcaaaaactttatcaaaagcgaaaaaaatatatcaatagcaaataatttttttggcttAAATGTCTCTGAAAGTAATTCCAATCATCTTGATATGAAAgccaatcattttttaatcattaaataatcAATTGCTTCTTAATAATTAGATTTCTTTTCAATGTAgagttaattattttgttaaaaaacattaattagtcATGACATCTATCGTTTTTTACCCGGATAAATTAATCTCAGATGCAATAAAAAATCACGTTTATGATCAAGTTCAATCACCATTTATAACAGAGattttgtggaaaaaaaaatttaaaagtaattatGTGTAAAGCTTccaattaatattaattcaattaatttttaaatgaaaagaaatttaaaaaatacttataatttAATACCAAACATGCTCAAATAAGCCAAATTCAAAGGCAAAGGGagcatttttctttctaagagcATCTTTAAGAGgagttcttttaaaaaaaagttaaaaggaaaagataaaaaaaaattagcttccatcctttatttttataactccAAAAAATTGTATCGGAgaaccaaaataatatttctaatttgaagagtatatgttgatgaaaataattaaaagtttgtttaatatatttttataaaaaaagagattttgatTGAAGTTATATTagttagttattattaataaatagttttatcaatatcaaatatataaaaatacaattggcttgtttaaataattttttttcattaaagtagatatatgaaaaaatgttatatttaaactatttaaaaagttataatatCAGTTTAGCTCTTGTAAATAACTTATCCGCTTGGAGATATTCTAAGAAGATTGGTGTACTGTTTGATATTACGGTCCATCatgttttggaaatttttttaattttttagtattaaattaatattttttttagtgttctattttattattttgttgatgtgctgatatcaaaattaataataaaatattattttaatatattaaaaaaaaaaaaaaacttaaaaaacagcCTTGATAGCCAAGAGTGTGTTTTCTTTTGGTAAACAGAAGTTGCAATCTCAGTAGGTATTACTACCCAGTCACtgatatcttaaatattttgatgacAGGAATTGCAAGATAAATTAAGACCAAGTAGCTAACATGTCCTTGGTTTCTTCCAACTTGCAACAAACATGCAGCATAAAGCTATTTGCAGATTCAATTCACCTGTCCAAACTCATTCTGGCACTCTACATTATGGAATTTCAATGGCTTGATGCACCTGCTTACCTGCAGGTTAGCCTTTAATTTGAGCCTTCCACATTTAAATTGATATCTATACTGGCAGGAAAAGCTGGAAGGTTTGTGCACAACTCGGTAAAACTCTCAAACTAACATTGCAAGCACAGTGATCTCAACTGATATTGTTACATGAGCAGATCATCAAGAAATTGTGAGCTGAAAGGTAGCTTTATAACTCCAGAAGCCACAAagaccataaaaatataaagtggTATAGCCCACTTAAAAGAGAACATTAAAATCCTTTTACCTGCAAAAGAATAACACTCAGCATCAGGCCAATCACATTAAGTTTTTGATTCAGTAGCAAATAGAAGGCAGATTCTTGGCTTCTAGTGAACtagagtaaaaacaaaaatacagagATTTGTTTCCCAGGCAAACTGTCATATGCTGCAAGATTACATGAAATAGAAAGAACAGTTTATCTCAACTCAATATGTTATGCTTGTcatataactaatttttttcgATCGACTCCATTGTTTATAGAATCAGATGCAAGTGAAACACTGGGTGTCTTTATCAAGGAAAGCACTCCAGTTAAATCCCAAAAGAGTTGAAAGGGAAATGGAAGGttgaaaacagaaacagaagcTGATGAATCTAGCTAAAAGTTGATCAGACCAGGTCCAGTGATCATACAGTTTGAGAGATACAACTATCCGCAAGCAACGAAAATAAAGCCCAGGTGACAACACCCATTTACATCAAACCGTACTACATTGTTCAACTGGCAAGCTCAAACTTTCAGCTGGTGATAATCTCTTCAGCTTATAAGGTGTCAGGAGTGATTTTGTTGGTTGAAGCCAACGTACAAAATGAGTACATAAATGACAAACTAATTACTAGACATGATATTCTATCGTGTCTCTAACAGCAGAATAGTGTAAAAGAAGTAATTTTGCAGACTTGAAATAAGCCCAACACGATTTCATTTTTGGAAGCTAATCCATTACGGGTAACGAAGGTATCCGGAGTTATTTGAGCATCCAAGCAAACCATTCCATGGGTATTTGCATCCCTTCCAGTCCAACAAGACACCAATATTGATCATTCAATTTCAGGGTGGCCAAGAAAAAAGGTTGTTGTGTGATGTGATTCAAAGTCTTGCTAAGTAGCCTCAAAATATTTGGTATGCTGTGAAACTGTCAAAATCTGGAGGAATAGTtacttcttaattaatttcaattatatgaaACATAGGATAGCCAATTGGTTCAATTCcagataaaacaaattaacaggGAAAACAACTATCAACCCTCTCTCAATCTGCAAACACATGAATTTCTTCTGATTGCCATCTGATCACTAGCAAATTATATCCCGTTTGTTGCTTGAAGTGTTCAGGCCTTAAGTTATCTTGATCGAGAATCACATATAGAGAACTCATAGAAGGATAAGGTTCCCTCATTTCTTAGACcataaaatattagaaagaaaattaaatgtaaCAAGAAAAGAAGTACCATTGGAACGAAATCCTCCTTCAGTTTTGGTGGTAACCCACTCTCCAGTCTCTCGGAGCTTCTTCTCCACTGGTCCCTCCTCCATAAATCCagacatcttcttcttctttttcttctccttcttctcttgGTCACTTATTACCATAAACATAAGAAATGGAAACACGAAAGCAGTAAACCCATCAATATATGTCATCCATAGAAAGAAGAAAGTAAAGAGACACTAGTGTTGAGAAGGGAACATACATGGGTTTCTCATAGTCACGATAACTGCCAGCACCAACGACACGTTCAATATTCATAAGATTGAGCTGTTGTTGTAGCCTGTCTTGGACACTTTTCTTTCTTGGTAGTGGTAGAGTAGTGGTGCTTTTGGTTCTGGTACTTCTTGTTGTCGTGGGAACTGGAACTGGAAGTGAAGGACGCTTAGGATCAGTGTTGGATTGTGGGGatggagagtttgtgtttctggGAAGAGAAGCAAATACTACAAGTGTTTTGGTTATGGAGTGGCAGGATAAGCAAGCCATGCCCCTGATATTTTTGTGTCTCTGTTTGTTCCTCAGTGTCTGACTCTGTTAGagataaacaaaattttctaaattaaatttatagttattttatgTCACACTCAATGTTTCTTTAATATGTTCAGTAATTTatgcatatattataaatatatcattttatttatttgtttctcttgttcgtaattttctttaatttatttaaactttaaaaataggTCCTTGTTGAGCCTGGGACTGGCAGGGAAGTGggcttatcttttttttttttcgctgCAGTGGAAATATCTTTCCAAATGCAGACATCTCTTATCCGGATTAGAAACAAAATGCTGAAGTAACAAAAGTAGAGCGGCAAAATGGGAGGATAAGGAAATCAAGTTAAACTGCACTACGAATAGAGGCCTGGTATCACCAAAGCTTAACAAGATCCATCGAAGAAATGTCATCTTTGTAGATTCATAAATTTCATTAGGTGATTCTACAAAGGGGGTAAAATTTTATCAAGAGTCATATACGCATTCAATTCTTTGCTACTGTCTCCCGGTAACTATGGACTTCAGATTTTTGTCTAATCATGTAGGCAAGTTCCTCAGCAAACGCAAAGCTCGTTTCCATTGTGACCTTTCTGACAGTATAATTCTTCTTAAGGGTGGCACTGCCCCAGCAGCTATAATTGCAGCATGATTTTCGCTGTCCATGCTCAGATTATATAGTATGGATAAGGCTGCTTCGACGGCCTTCTCACTTCCTCCCTCTATTAGTTTCACCAATGGAAATATTCCTCCTTCAGAAGCAACAGTTCGAGTGGCATCTACCATTCCCTCGGAAATTATCCTGTTGAGTTCTACAACTGCAGCTTCTTGTGCTTCTAGAGAGAAAGCAGATCTGATTTGCTCTATTAGTCTTGGTATCTTCTCGTAAAGGGTGACTTCCATGTCGATCGGATTCTCGAATTCCAGGATGGAAATAGGACCATACAAAGAGTCGATTTTAACAAGACAAGCAGCAACCCAATCTTTGTACCGAAGAGGAATGTTCGATTTCAGGATTTTATGGAGCAATTTAGTGAAATGGGCAGAGTTTATAGCGCGCCGAAACTGCTCCAAATCAAGAAGTTTTGTGAGTAACCGAGAAGCTGCAGATATAGCAAGACCAACTTCTTCAACTTGAATGGCGTGTATTTCTGTCTGCTGGCTCTCAACATCAGATTCCAAATctgccaaaaataaaataacaaaaaaaatatcataatctgAAACATTACAATCAATGACAAATTACACAGCATACAGCAAAGTAAAAAAACGAAATGTGATCCATAACAATCAAAATGCGTCAATATAGTTAAGGGTTTCAATTAAACacattttttgttattgaagaAACCAAGATCGTTTTGTAAACTCCCCCATACATGCAAAATTGGCAAGGTTCAGACAAAATCTGGAATGTTTCTGAagtcaaagaaataaaagaaagaaaaaaactcgaaGGTACATACAAGTTGATTTACTTTTACATTAATAAGAATCATTATTTCCAACAGCTCATTTGTGCCTAACGCTATATTTTGTGGGTAAAAGCAGGAAAATCAAAGCAAGACACGAACCAAAAGATGTTAAATTCAGGTTTTAATATCTTGCAAAGTTTCAATCAAAACGAGATAATAAGCTCAACTTACACCAATTTGCAAGTTTCAAGcaatgtttaagaaaaaaacatatttcaataaaattttgtttctattgCAGAAACAATCATCTCACATACCATTCAATTCTACTTGTTGGAAGATAGCAAGCAGACCAGATTCAATATTCGCTGAGATGATTGTGTCCATGATTGACTCACTGATTGCCACAAACTCTAGGACAGAAGCTACTTTTCTTTGTAGCTCTAAGGATGGATGCTTTAGCATATCAACTAGCCGAGCAACAACATCGAAGGCCAACACATCTTGTCTGCCAGATGTGAAGGTCAACACAAGTGTAAGCATGCTGATTGGTCATGCATGTAGTTAATCACATGATAGATCACTGCACTTGGCTCAACAAATGCATAAATTGTAGACCATTCACGGAAATCAAAATCCTATTTCCAGTTAACtcaaaaaatttatcttatttcCAGTTGGCAACCTGTCTGGATATCATCTCCAAGGCTGACCTATTATATATCCTATCTGCCAATTTCTGTTATATTTCCTAGGACAAATAAAGCGGCCTacgtataaataattaaaaagcccGCATTTTTTTGTAGAAGCTCCACCAAAGTATAGCTGTCATGGACCGTTATGACAATTAtgctatcaagaaaaaaaaaaaaaaaacaatgcacaACGTCAAGCATTTCAGGAGGCTGGGACTAAATAATAAAAGGCACTGGGTAAAGCATGTGGCAACAGTTTTATAACTCCCCACAAGGAATGTCTGTGATCTGTATGCTGTGACAATGCTACAGTTTTATAACTTCCCACAGAGAATGTCTATGATCCATATGCCATGA includes:
- the LOC7459771 gene encoding probable NAD(P)H dehydrogenase subunit CRR3, chloroplastic, coding for MACLSCHSITKTLVVFASLPRNTNSPSPQSNTDPKRPSLPVPVPTTTRSTRTKSTTTLPLPRKKSVQDRLQQQLNLMNIERVVGAGSYRDYEKPIDQEKKEKKKKKKMSGFMEEGPVEKKLRETGEWVTTKTEGGFRSNGKRILMFSFKWAIPLYIFMVFVASGVIKLPFSSQFLDDLLM